The following nucleotide sequence is from Oreochromis niloticus isolate F11D_XX linkage group LG9, O_niloticus_UMD_NMBU, whole genome shotgun sequence.
cttcacactacggaacttctgtggcccttccgttcaacaagctctccggcattggaaccatcatctgttttttcttcggtaaccttcgctcacgctctcggttgatttttctctagtcggcaaactcatttccttcattacccgggctgcacggctgcaaaaacaaatacacatgtgcgccttggcgcttgtgctgcacgtaacaagtcacgtgacgtgacgctgcggctgtgattggttcggctctgcgctacttaattttgattggctgttcttttttctttatttttaagagaacaagagagatgaggcctatcgcaatagtttaatttttctatcgagaaaaagttatttcgcaatacatatcgttatcgttttatcgcccagctctaggtgTGGCATAACCAACAAACATCCAGACCTCTGGATTTGTGGGCCCGTTCTTCTTCAGACCATAGATAATGGTTTCGAGAATCCATTTTCAACAAATTGACTATCTACCTGCATGCAATCAAAGCCTGCTCAGCTATAATTGGTCAGAACCACTCGAAACAGGACCGGAAAGATTCTGGCACCAAAAAATCTTCCCCCATTCCTATTATTAGGTGCAGTACCTGCCATCGTGGTATCTCAATGTATAGATTGTGGGCAGGGCTCTGCTAAAAGGGTGAACATTTTAGTATCTAGTTATTTTTTGTCTAGACAAAGCAGCAGTGGTGAGAGTCACCAGTTTGTTGACAGACCATAGAGCACAGTACAGTAGTAACTGAAGCAGTAGAAGAGATAATAGCAGCGTGGGGTGTTAGACGTACCAAACCTGCGGCAGAACACTCCCATGACGGCGCTCTCCTCCACCACTCTCAGATCTGCCAGCAGAGCCAGCTCCAACCCTCCAGCCACGGCGAAACCACTCACTGCTGCTATCAGCGGCTTTGACAGCTGTAAACGGGACGGGCCCTGGAGGAAACAGCTGGATTAGTGaatgcaaacatacacgcacacttACACCGTAGGCAAAGCCAAATGACTACAATCAACACACACTCAACAAGGAACAAATATTCCCAGAACTAATTGTGTAAATTGTTGTCTGtgtatatttatgtatgtatgttttcaCTATCCACTTCATGCTTTTTTGGGTTTATCTACTGAAAACGTTCCAGATTTCATTTGCCAATTCATTTCTCAAACTGTCAAACAAAGGGCTGAAATATGATCCAAGTTCTGGCCGTAGCTGAACAAATGAAGCACTTTGTATTGTGCACGAGATATAAGGCTGTAATTTTCTGCACAGGAGGTCCACTCAATCCCAAAGCCTTTGCATGCGATCCTCACAGACCTTACAGACCTGCACTTTTCCTGGCTTACAGTACATCATTTGTGTTATGATTCGTCCTTTCGTCGAGTGGCACGACTGTACGAGAAGCCAGTGCTTTCTGCTTATGCATCTGTAGTTACCGAGGTATTTCCATGATTCAACATGAGCCcctaaatctatttttatataCATTCTATTCAAACCCTTTAACATCATAAGGAAATATACATCTAACCCTCACCACTCACCATTGGACCAGGACCCTTAGTGACATCTTGCTCCAATTTGGAGGGGCCTGCGTGATTGGCCAGCTCTTTCAGATCATAACCAGCGCAGAAATTCCCTCCTGGAAGAGACCGCAAAATTACAAAGTATGGCAGCTGGAAAGTCAGAGAGGAAGGGAAAATGACGaggatgaaaaaaacaacaagttgAGCTGGAGTCTGAGGGCTACAATTTGGACAGCACAGCTTGCTTTGGGCTGGCTGGCACACAAATGCTTCTCTTCCCCCCTAAAGAAGCAGAATCCGATGCATAGGCACAGATCGCGCGTGTTCTCGCACACatgcaaatgcacacacatcaTATTCTCATTAACAGAAGAGTAACATATTGCAACCACAGCCCCTTCCTGTTGGATTCATGTGGTAATTACAACATTGCCCGAGAGGCCTACAAACACTGTGTCACAGTTTCGGGCAGGGACTCATAAAATCCTCCTCCCTCTGTAATGTAACAGTAATGAAAacgattttaatgaatgcatgCGGAAGCAACACCCATCGACTGGGAGCTTTTGATTGCAGCTGTGGGTCAGCGCAAGGCAATTACGGAAACACAGTGTGTCACCCTGTTTATGGGAGCAGCTTTGTGAAGGAGCACCCTTATCTCCTTTGTCCTTGTAAgaggaaatgagcagaagcgaCAGACGGAGCACAAGGAAACCTTCAGGTTTGTTACTGAAGAAAGGAATCTGCAGATGTTCAGCAACGTTACAAGAATTGTAacagtttttcatttgtttccacaGGAGTTACAAAAAGATTACGTTTCACAGAGATAAGAAGTAGAAAGTGTAGGATCCAAAAGTACGTGGACAAGGGTTCATCAGCTTTTTTTCcctatttacttatttatttattaagaatttaactaaaacaaaacacacaaaaactcaTCAATGGCTAACCTGATCAAGGCAAACAAATGAAATCCCTGAGGATGTCACAGCTGATATCGTATTATACACTAACATCTCAGCCCGAGAGCACACGAGCATTTCTCCTTAATTTCAACTCTTCTCTTCAGGCCATCACAGCCAAACTTTCCATcctgacaaataaaactggGCTAAAGAAATGCAGCAGCCAcctcactttaaaaaaacaaacaactataaatggcacaaaaatgaaaaataccaACCTAAAAACAACCACCACCCTCTAAACACAAGAGCCTTACTCCATTATGTTGGCTCCATAATCTGGCACGCTAACTCTTTTTTAGTGACTCCAAGCCAAATATGTTAGAAATCACTATATAATTGTGCGCTTACATTTTTATGAAGCTATTTTTTCGGTTTCAACATGGCATTTTGACATATCgcagcagaaataaaaataaaatgattatcAATGGCTGAATTTCACCGAGCTCGCTGAGCTTTGTGTTGCTGGTGTTGCACATCCTGGTCCGCTGACAGTTTCTCTAGAACGCACCCGAAAGAAGCCCATGTGAGAGTGCAAATCAGCCGATCTTTAACTGCAAACTATTTACTAAAAAAAGCTAATGGTGCATTAACCACACCTCGATCTGCCCATGTTCAGGCAGCTCTCTCACCTAAAACACATGGAGAACTTCCAGTAGTGTTAAAATGCCTGAATCAAACCGTTTCCTTACAACATGTGAGAAAGGACAGCTGTAGAAAATATTGTGAACGGCTTACTGACAGTCAGGTGATAAGACCTGCTGATGTGCAAACACCTGTACTTCACCTGCTGTGGTGCTGATGCGTCATGCACAAAGTTTCATGCAGCATTTGAATGAGCAACTAGTTAATACTGTGACCAACCCATAATAACCAGCCTTGCCTCCTTCCTCTGTCTCACTCTCTGGAGCTactgcaaaattaaaaaacattaaaagtgtCTTTCCATCTGTTCAGCTCTTACAGTGACACAGCTGGGCTGACATCTAGATTGTACCTGAACCACAAACGCCCACAGAAATCCGAATCTCAAACACTCCAAATATGTCCGAGCATATTCAAAACCCGCTGAAAGCAATTACTCTTAATTTCATaagtttaaaaacacacattcgGACACTGAAGAATGAGAGCTGTGTCGGCGCTAATTTGAACAAAATGGATTCCTTATGTTTGCAGAACCACTACGTTGAAACTAGAAACTCCCCGCTTGTCATTTCGCAGCACAGACGCACTGCTAATCATCACTGAAGGTCAGTCGTCAAGTTATACTGGAGCAGGAATACGGGACAGCCCGCTGACAGGAAACCGTGGCTCGATGATTAAAATCAGATTACAGATGTAAAAGCTACTTTTACCTTTTACCTACTGTGCTGCTAATTGCTAACCAGTTTAATAATAGCTAATTACTCTGTTACACACACTGTTTTGATTTCACAGCGCCATCAGCAGCCGTCATCTGGAGATGCTCCGGCCTCTGGAGTGTACGTTCTGAGGCCGGAGCAGACAGGTTGATCCAGACTGAAGACATTATTTCCACCAAAGGAAGGAGTGTGTGGGATATGATTATTTTTAGAAGCATTAGGAGCTGTGGCATGATTTTGGATCTGCGGCTGACATAGTGCAGGCTACCTTACAAGtgtgggcgtgtgtgtgtgtgtgttgttactGAGTGCACTCTTGCCTAGTCATCTCACCGTTTGGTTGAGATCTAAGCAACCAAAGTAGCAAAAGCTGGGAAAAGCGGATGTGAGGGAAGGTGGGATGAATGCTGAGGATGGAAGTAAGGAAGAAATTAAGGGCTAAGGAGGGATGAAAAGAAGTTACATCCATTTTTAGTGAGTATCCTATTATATCCTATAACTGCATTAGACTGTGGCCGGATATGGACTCCCTCTCTGATTTGCAAGGTTGCTCCCGACACAttcattggagtgtgaatgttagatggTGAtggccacatgaagtttggaggtttGTAGTGATTGACTGTGCAGAAACACCGCTGTGCACTACGAACCTCAGCATCTGCTGACACGAGCCAGTTTTACTCTTTGCACTCTTAATGCTAAGCTAACAGACTGATGGCTGTAACTTTGCAGTTTTTCTCCATTGCTTTGATGCACATGTCACATCAAGCACTCACAATCCCGGCGATTGAGGAGAATTACCTGTACAGACACTGAGTGTAGTGTCAGTCTCATTATCTGATTCTCAGCAAGTTAACAAAGATGTGCATTTCTTTCCAGGCAGTGTTTCTTTAATGGTGGCCTTTAAACCTGAGggtactattttttttattaaaaaaacatgttacgACTCATTCTTGAATAATTACACTCTAAGGTACATTAAAGTACTGTAGAATTATAAATATGTTCTTAAGCACACTTTATATGCAGCATATTTCTGTTAGAGTGAATGAATGAAGAATGAAACAATCGTGCTCTCTGTGAGCAGGAAGCCAAGTTTCCATTTTTAACTAATACATGAGACAaggtataaataaaacacagagaatGAAGTGATGCTCATATTTGTATCACGTTAAGATgttaagacttttttttcctctctttttccaGTTAAAAGTTTGTTGGTTACTCACTCAGACACTGGTGCCACAGACTTTTTCCCTTCAACCAAAATTATTGCCTGGCTTGAAAATCAGCCCATTTTAAGGCATAATGCTCACAGAGATATACCTTAATATTCACGATCAGCTCTAAGCCTTACATGCTTAAGTATTAATTACAGATAAATAAGAGGATGAGAATCTGGGCGACACTTAGGAGGATTACTACTAACAAAATCTCTTAAGAAGACTCTGTAACGCTTCTGCAAATATCTGCCTCAATTTAAGCCCCAACCTTCCCCGCACGACTATCCCTTAGAGCCATCTTACCTTTCCCATGCAGGATAGCCACGTTCAAACCTGGGTCACTGTCAAAGGCCTTCAGCTCCTCCAGCAGACGCCTCGCTGTCTCCTGGTTCACCGCATTACGCACCTCGGGCCGGTTTATTGCCACAGTAACCACGGATCCCCTTCTCTCCGAGACCACAGTCTGACCTGCAGCTAATGACAGAGAACGAGAAAGATGCACAGGGAGAAACCAGTGCGGGCCACAACACTTAGAAAGAGGCTTACCCAGAGACGTTAAGCTTTAACTTCACACTAGGCGGGATGGAGATGGGACGTAAATTGTCTTATGTGGACAGAGTTGATAAAATAATGACAGTGAACGAGGCTCTGAAAGATATCATCTGGGCTGAGGTGAGCACTTtgggtcagtgtgtgtgtgccagtgaTTGTGGCCTTAGCTTGCAGCAGGCAGTCAACCTGACATTGTTTAGGTTCATCCCGGGAAACCGAGCGTCAACCACACCCAGAGGAAACTACATCCAGGGGAGAAGAGCCAGGAGAGAAGCTACTGGATGTGTTCACCTCACAGGCTATTCTGAGGATGACAAAGCCTGGTGAAGTGAGGCACAAAGACAATTTGTCTCACACCGCATTTTACACTCATACACTACCAGAGTGATTTCAAGggaaaagaagctttttaaGCGGTGCGGTGTTGTGTGTGCTCGGGAAGCCAGCAGGGAAAACGATTCAACTTTGCACTGTAACTGTTTGGGATTGGTTTTTAACTTGTGGGTTTGCAAAAACATAACTAACCTCTAatatttacagtactgtgcaaaagtcttgagccctcatttttcttcttcttcctttttttttttaaggaagatAAGAACTACGTGGAGCAATTTATTGAAATACATCCAAATGagtggaaatacagtatataaggcaaaaacagtcAGTTTGAAAGTCATTTTCCTTTAATGGGATTATTGTATTTTGCTCATTGTCcctgaaaaactgaaactgaaacagaTCAAACGTGAAATTGTTGCCAATCAAATGTTTTCCGAATGGTATGGTGGATTGccacaaaccatgacagagtcAACAGAGCCTCCAAGTTTAAATTTGGATTCacactccatcagacctgtcctcactgattttcagtccagtacTTGTGTAATGTGGAATACTTCAATACTTCCTcgctgtttcccttccttaagagtgccttcttgacagccactctccaactgagaccatttctgatgaggttttggtgaacagtagatggaacAACTAAAAGTCCGGGCCCTGTGTTGGGTCTTTGCTAGATTTTATTCCTCATTTCTTAAGagcatgactttcagatactgttcatttgCTGATTTGTTCAGCCTGCGACTTATTCTTTTATCCTCCACTTGTTAAGTTTTTTCAGATGTTAAGGACAACAAAATTTGATTGCATTATGCTGAAATATGACAAGTTTATTAATAACACTTCTGGAATCACCTTGCTCGTGCAAAAATGCTATTTTGTGCACATTAAACTGTGTTGTATTTGGCATTTGTCATAGATTACAGTAAAGAAATTACAGTAAGGTGCaatttttatgcttgaatgctTCACAGCCAGttttaaaaatggctgtaaCCGTTGTGATGTCACCAATTGTTATCTGAAGCTGTTTTCTCATAGACTTATGTGTTTAAGCAATCACAGCTATCTAAAATAACTTCATGAAGTCTGAAGGCCGATTGCTCAAGAGCAATTTAAAATGATAAAGTCTGGCTTCATGGaaggaaaatataaattttttaaaaaagctcaaatttattattattagtttttccTCTTAGgacctaaaaaataaataacatctgCTGTGAACAAGGACtataaaataaatactgaaaaatacCCCAAAATTAAATCACAGCTGTTCAAACGTTCATTAGCTCGTTTCACCTTACTAGTAGCCTCTGCTGCCCCCTAGCGTTCATATCATGTTATTGCACTTTCCTCTCACCTCTTCCCGTGTCTTCGCCTCCATGCTGAGCGCTGTAGGATTTTACTGGAACTAAAATCGTCTTTATAGAGTCTCTTCCAAATGTTTTACTCTGACAATTAAACCTTAAAAGTGGTGTCAGTGTCCGCAAATGTTTTAGCGCCATTGCTAACACTCGCACGAAAAAACGAGGTCTAAATAAAAactactaaaaacaaaaaatggcaaAGTTCAGTGAAAAATATCTCAAAGCAAAAATATAACTTCAGCTGTATTTGACGAAGCTGGCTTACTTCGATTGAACTCTGCTATCAGGGAGCAACTCTTTTAACTTCCCgactgaaacaaaaacaaatgcaaaggGTTCTGGGACGCACACAAGCTTGGTGCATTGCAGTGGTAAAAACCGGAAACACACAGCAGAGGGAGACACTGAGCCTTAAATCCACAGTTTACATTGCAAAGCCAGGCATGCCAGGCTTTGTGATGCTGGAAATAATGAGAGCAAACTCCACATCAGATTctcttatttctgtttttaataaaagatttctcttttgtgtttttttcttttcatttgtacACATTTTAAGGCATCATGCACAAAAAATAAGCTTTACTAAAGGCATTATGCTTACCCTCTAcccaaaaaaaagacaaaacaaaacaaaaaaacaactgtatGTTCTAACATTTGAAGATTGgctgttaaaaataattttgtacAAATATGGCATGTAAGCTGGCATGTCAGTGAATCTCAAAGCAGGGCGTCTCCTGCTCTCACAGTTTTGTAAACATGGCTTTGAGCAAAATAGGGCTGAGGAAAAAGTCAAGAGAAAGGGAAAGCATGCTTCAACTGTGGGGTGAAATTTCCCTGAAAAGCATGCAATGCATTTGAAATCGTATTTACAATGCATTATTTCACTCTCGactgatctttttttctttctttttttttaatgtaatcaaTTAAAGTTAAGACATTTAATGCCAACattaacagacagacaaagacaTATGTGTCCATAATGTTCCCCTACACAGAGTCGCCAACACAGACGTTGTTCAGACTGgtcaacaaacaaaaacactacaagattttttttcaatatatCAAGCATTTGAGTTATACTTCCAGATAAATGAcctggaaaataaaaagaaaaaattttgttaactttataaataaatgtgaaacaGCCCAACAACTagggcaaaaagaaaaaacaaaaaaacaaggctttaaaaataaaaaataaaaaaatcttgcAGTGCCCATCATGGCAGACGTCCGGGAGGTGCCGGTAGCTTTGGCACAGTTGTGTCCAGTTGTGCTCTTCTGTGGTGAGCCGTGTGTGTTATACTATATTGAAGACCATGGAAAGATACTGTTCATATGAAACCTGGATCCAGCCGTCCTGATCCGTATCGTACCGCCTGAAAACATCAGTCAACCTCTgcaaaaagcacagaaaaaggATTTACTGCAGATTAGCCAGCAGCATTatctcattattattaataccATTTACTTCTTTAGGCTTTTGGTCACACTTAGCAGCCTCTTCTATAGTTGCATGAAATTACTGAGAAGGAAGAAACTGGCTCATAAAAATACATGATTGAAAGTCCACTTCAAGTCTTTTACATGCACACTACATGCATTGTAGTGCTACAATCATGAACACTGTAGGGAATCAGgatttacagtttgttttgaTTCAGCGCGACTCTGTTACCTGCAGTACAATACAGCACTGGATGAAGTCATCGAAGGCCACCTGTCCCTTCCTCTGGCGGTCGAACTTCTCTATCAGTGTGCCGTAGAACTGGTCCGATAGACGATAGCCTGCACACAACAGTAACACAGCCGTCATTTCAAAGCCgtcctacacacacactcactcagtTTGTTTCCCGATAAAGGAGGATCCATTTGAAATCATTTCAGGTCTAGTCTCTGCTATGGCAGATGCTGGACCCAGCAAGGGTTTCAGCCCAGACGTTCACCTCTGGGTCCCCGTAGAGGTGGGAATCACCACGCACCCTACGGCATCATATGATTGTGATTCTTTTTAACTTTTGCAAAATGCTATTACAAAAATGTTTACTGcgatttattactttttttaattgcaaGCTGTCCTCAAAGTACAGCTTTCTCAGTATCTGTTTAATCCAATAAGATACAGCTATCTCATTTCAGTTACTTTTGTGCTACAAAATGAGACAGTTTAGCACAGCAACACTGTCACtgaataataaaatattgatatttgatGTCCCTGTATCGATACAAAATTGCCACACAAACTATCAGGATGCTATGCTGTGTCGATTTCTTTCCCCACCCCTTAATTTGTATCCTGGACCTTGAGACTGTGAGAAGCTCCTGGAGCCACTGAGGGCATGACAGCCTCTACATACACGAGGCTCCTGGCCAGGTAATGACTTTTAAGTGAACCATGACATATGCAAATTGACTGTGGCAGAGCTCCAGGCTGGGTGGAATGAACGCAGACTGGCTTGGGCAGAAGAACAAGTTGTGGCAGTACTCGAGACATGCTATGATACGGTCAGATTAAGGCATTTACGGGACAGCCGCCATCAGTGCGATACTGTACATCTGCTTTACTGAGACGCTACTGCCACTGTCAGTGAAAACAATACAGTGAATATGAGCCTCTGTGTCTTCTGAACTTCAGGAGTTTCGCTGAAGCACATTtagaaaatacagaaacacaaagaaacaccaAAAACATGCAAAGTCAAACAGCTTTTTAGAAaaagtctttctttttcattgACCACAAATGTAGCTCACAGGCAGatttcactctcatttcatcacagtttccttcatatatttattaatttgGTCACTTTACTGCTGATtagtaaattatttaaattgaaTATTGAATTTAATACTGACAAAACACATCTGCTCAATTTGGTGAAAGAAAATTGTTTCATAAAAGTTGGGgcaaaatgaaacaggaaaaagttGCATAATGCTTAAACAGCACCAATGAGCAACTCATCAGGTTAATGAGCAACATGACAGTCTTACCAGAGTAAAGACAGCATAGGCAAACACTAATAGCCGTATTTCTTATTGTATAAGTACAAAGAATTTGGGGTCTAATACTATCTCCTGTGCACCAAATCCTTTAATATATGCACACAGCAGACAAGGCTGAAAACCAGCAGTGAATGGCAATGATCTTCAGGCCCTCTGGCAGCAATGCATTAAAATCAATGCAACTTAAACTCCACCACTGCAAGCAGAGAAAGTCCACCACAAGATGCTACCACTCCCTTCTGTGGCTCTaaactcatttaaaatggactcaAAACATAAAACTGTCTTGCTGTAGTTTGACTAACGATTATGTTTGGTGTTCTCCCTTCGTCAGATCACGGAGAACTGGAACTATTTGGCATGTTTTCTGCACAGCTGGAGGCAGTGAAATCACCATTAACACTGGTTTTGGAGTCAGATGCTGTCGTCCAGATGACGTCTTAT
It contains:
- the zgc:101569 gene encoding uncharacterized protein zgc:101569; translation: MALKHLRTLTPLLRFNCQSKTFGRDSIKTILVPVKSYSAQHGGEDTGRAAGQTVVSERRGSVVTVAINRPEVRNAVNQETARRLLEELKAFDSDPGLNVAILHGKGGNFCAGYDLKELANHAGPSKLEQDVTKGPGPMGPSRLQLSKPLIAAVSGFAVAGGLELALLADLRVVEESAVMGVFCRRFGVPLIDGGTVRLPRLIGLSRALDLILTGRPVGAQEALAYGLANRVVPDGQALQAALDLAEQISSFPQQCLRADRASAMYGCYDAPSFTQAMQYEIDHGIPVIQEEAVAGALKFTSGVGRGGKFS